The Actinomadura sp. WMMB 499 genome includes a window with the following:
- a CDS encoding RICIN domain-containing protein, giving the protein MRSIRTGPVRAPSQKDAMQSLCRRVLTRTAATLVALIMLAAGLAATAQPAKADDDTGWTFATANGRRLDVQNGNTGNGVFIVANNTPGHHQNWSLAPLGDGEFQVVNNTTGKCLTETFPMTQRSCGGASQEWHFRPVTGKTNTFMLVRSNNDRCLDIVQNAQYSDAWTQVYGCNGSTAQEWIVPADKQPEAMELATEYYANLCSTDTSTCSWTETSEGEPRPLPREKASSVWFNDTSENVSQIFTIVYHSGWSQSFTSGVSTSVGVTNPVQAMISAQLSGTVTYQSDESEINGIVAMVPPQEYGWVDFAAVAKDVTGTWTFDRGGFPWTTEGTVTVPVVDSPAGSTMYVAHTGPTPPGATPPEDDGEPAAQTFATNVTATLDLPPGTRLAEHENGIEITDLNGSRILTMRPGKLTDTQGVTHEYDISVSGNTVTQTIEGATGDTIEGTESMPVVTVGPGTYPSSALKTGAHSKISVVALDDYPISACDENDDGRCDEEERRKYEEQLQKSEDWAECVGKTAIATGVAGVFAGAFGGPGAIVGGLAGWAGGAAGGMIVCSL; this is encoded by the coding sequence TTGCGCAGTATTCGCACTGGTCCCGTCAGGGCTCCGTCACAGAAGGACGCCATGCAATCGCTCTGCAGACGTGTTCTCACCCGCACAGCGGCAACGCTCGTCGCCCTCATCATGCTCGCCGCCGGCCTGGCCGCCACGGCACAACCGGCCAAAGCCGACGACGACACCGGCTGGACGTTCGCCACCGCGAACGGACGCCGGCTCGACGTCCAGAACGGCAACACGGGCAACGGCGTGTTCATCGTCGCGAACAACACGCCCGGCCATCACCAGAACTGGAGCCTCGCCCCGCTCGGCGACGGCGAGTTCCAGGTCGTGAACAACACCACCGGCAAGTGCCTGACCGAAACGTTCCCGATGACGCAGCGGTCCTGCGGCGGGGCCTCGCAGGAGTGGCACTTCCGCCCGGTCACCGGCAAGACCAACACGTTCATGCTGGTCCGCAGCAACAACGACCGCTGCCTCGACATCGTCCAGAACGCCCAGTACTCGGACGCCTGGACGCAGGTCTACGGCTGCAACGGCAGCACCGCGCAGGAATGGATCGTCCCGGCGGACAAGCAGCCGGAGGCGATGGAGCTCGCCACCGAGTACTACGCGAACCTGTGCTCGACCGACACCTCGACCTGCTCCTGGACGGAGACGTCGGAGGGTGAGCCCAGGCCGCTGCCGCGCGAGAAGGCGTCGTCGGTCTGGTTCAACGACACCTCCGAGAACGTCAGCCAGATCTTCACGATCGTCTACCACAGTGGCTGGTCCCAGAGCTTCACCTCCGGCGTTTCCACCTCCGTGGGCGTCACCAATCCGGTCCAGGCGATGATCTCCGCCCAGCTGAGCGGGACGGTCACGTACCAGTCGGACGAATCGGAAATCAACGGCATAGTGGCGATGGTGCCGCCCCAGGAGTACGGATGGGTCGACTTCGCGGCGGTCGCGAAGGACGTCACCGGCACCTGGACCTTCGACCGGGGCGGCTTCCCCTGGACGACGGAAGGCACAGTGACGGTTCCGGTCGTCGACTCCCCGGCCGGCAGCACCATGTACGTCGCGCACACCGGCCCGACCCCGCCCGGCGCGACACCTCCGGAGGACGACGGCGAGCCCGCCGCACAGACCTTCGCCACCAACGTCACCGCCACCCTCGATCTTCCGCCCGGCACCCGGCTGGCCGAGCACGAGAACGGGATCGAGATCACCGATTTGAACGGGAGCCGGATCCTGACCATGCGGCCGGGGAAGTTGACCGACACCCAGGGCGTGACGCACGAGTACGACATCTCCGTGAGCGGGAACACAGTGACGCAGACGATCGAAGGCGCCACCGGAGACACGATCGAGGGCACGGAAAGCATGCCGGTCGTCACCGTGGGCCCCGGCACCTACCCGTCTTCGGCGCTGAAGACCGGAGCCCACTCCAAGATTTCGGTGGTCGCGCTGGACGACTACCCCATCTCGGCTTGTGACGAGAACGACGACGGTCGTTGCGATGAGGAAGAGAGGAGGAAGTACGAAGAGCAACTGCAGAAGAGCGAAGACTGGGCCGAGTGCGTGGGCAAGACCGCGATCGCGACAGGCGTCGCGGGAGTCTTCGCCGGCGCTTTCGGCGGACCGGGCGCGATCGTGGGGGGCCTCGCCGGGTGGGCCGGCGGCGCCGCCGGCGGCATGATCGTGTGCAGCCTCTGA
- a CDS encoding DUF5925 domain-containing protein has translation MTTSHESAQEVVHLIEPREPGESGTEPGPETALPVVFNLNDGNSPADVMDVLSLRPFASGEQPWSRSTRLAHVRPEAPLRPDGARLVRVAHEKGKESVLAEGDGWTLLSNKWTSGIAYVAVSAVSDALAESVLEQSVKDATDPPKTDETSVEMGFWHQAPHGAVRQERAISADPWDEIRVNYTAPVAEQLDAVMKVGADDVSGRLLLLHGPPGTGKTTALRALARAWNDWCDADCVLDPESLFGTPSYLMKVTVGEDDDENRWRLLILEDCDELIRGEAKQSTGQGLSRLLNLTDGMLGQGRNVLVAITTNEDLARLHPAVVRPGRCLAQIEVGRLTRDESAEWLAGPDGAGDPDGALAAEVGPEGATLAEVAALRKGEHRPTGLDGASDTDTGFYL, from the coding sequence ATGACCACGTCGCACGAATCCGCACAGGAGGTCGTCCACCTGATCGAGCCGAGAGAGCCCGGGGAGAGCGGCACCGAACCCGGGCCGGAAACGGCCCTGCCCGTGGTCTTCAACCTCAACGACGGCAACTCCCCCGCCGACGTGATGGACGTGCTGTCGCTGCGCCCGTTCGCGTCCGGCGAGCAGCCCTGGTCCCGGTCCACCCGGCTGGCGCACGTCCGTCCGGAGGCGCCGCTGCGCCCGGACGGCGCCCGGCTGGTGCGGGTCGCGCACGAGAAGGGCAAGGAGTCGGTGCTCGCCGAGGGCGACGGGTGGACGCTGCTCAGCAACAAGTGGACGAGCGGCATCGCCTACGTCGCGGTGTCGGCGGTGAGCGACGCGCTGGCCGAGTCGGTCCTGGAGCAGTCGGTGAAGGACGCGACCGACCCGCCGAAGACCGACGAGACCAGCGTCGAGATGGGGTTCTGGCACCAGGCGCCGCACGGCGCGGTCCGGCAGGAGCGCGCGATCTCCGCCGACCCGTGGGACGAGATCCGCGTGAACTACACCGCGCCCGTCGCCGAGCAGCTCGACGCGGTGATGAAGGTCGGCGCGGACGACGTGTCCGGCCGCCTCCTCCTGCTGCACGGACCGCCCGGCACCGGCAAGACGACCGCGTTGCGGGCGCTCGCCCGCGCGTGGAACGACTGGTGCGACGCCGACTGCGTCCTCGACCCCGAGTCGCTGTTCGGCACCCCGAGCTACCTGATGAAGGTCACCGTCGGCGAGGACGACGACGAGAACCGGTGGCGGCTGCTCATCCTGGAGGACTGCGACGAGCTGATCCGCGGCGAGGCCAAGCAGTCCACCGGCCAGGGCCTGTCGCGGCTGCTGAACCTCACCGACGGGATGCTCGGGCAGGGCCGCAACGTGCTGGTCGCGATCACCACGAACGAGGACCTCGCGCGGCTGCACCCCGCCGTCGTCCGTCCGGGCCGCTGCCTCGCGCAGATCGAGGTGGGACGGCTCACCCGGGACGAGTCCGCCGAGTGGCTCGCCGGACCGGACGGCGCCGGCGACCCGGACGGCGCCCTCGCGGCGGAGGTCGGCCCGGAGGGCGCGACCCTCGCCGAGGTCGCGGCGCTGCGCAAGGGCGAGCACCGCCCCACCGGACTGGACGGCGCCTCCGACACCGACACCGGCTTCTACCTGTAG